One genomic segment of Arthrobacter sp. zg-Y1110 includes these proteins:
- a CDS encoding ammonium transporter, giving the protein MNGADTAWVLICAGLVLFMTPGLALFYGGMVPVRNVLTMLMQNIIPLGIISVTWILVGYTLAFSNRGNSVLGEFDAFALIDVDTPQFHTVAAGVTIPTLAFVAYQMMFAVITPALLTGATAGRLRFAGWVVFLAAFSILVYPQVARWLWHPKGWLFQLGAQDWAGGMVVHASAGAAAVAVLLVVGRRRGWPNLRNSPNNLPLMLVGGGILWFGWFGFNAGDGLQANDIAAQALINTHVAGSAAMLTWLLVERITRGHCTLVGAISGAVAGLATITPCAGYVGTGAALLIGLIAGCVCVVAVRLKSVLHYDDALDVIAVHFVGGVLGSFLLGFFGDSSVNPAGDDGIFSGGGGMLLWHQIVALVSVVLFSFVLSWIVAAVISRTIGLKEPGPEQEDLDRVQQDSSAYSLSGISARPTAAGRAAVDGSPGGDVRHSAPSHVVSAVVNTERIDGLRDALLMAGARSLELSDTAVYSGKIRTDSFRSEKRLIDFDERFRVQAAVDSDHEEAVVAVLKRFGAEPESIYRMAIAPN; this is encoded by the coding sequence ATGAACGGGGCGGACACCGCGTGGGTGCTGATCTGCGCCGGGCTGGTGCTGTTTATGACCCCGGGCCTGGCACTCTTCTACGGCGGGATGGTTCCGGTCCGTAACGTCCTGACCATGCTGATGCAGAACATCATCCCGCTCGGAATCATCTCGGTGACCTGGATCCTGGTCGGGTACACCCTGGCCTTCAGCAACCGGGGCAACTCCGTGCTCGGCGAATTCGATGCCTTTGCGCTTATCGACGTCGACACTCCGCAGTTCCACACCGTTGCGGCGGGCGTGACCATTCCAACGCTGGCCTTCGTGGCCTACCAGATGATGTTCGCGGTGATCACTCCCGCACTGCTCACCGGCGCGACAGCCGGCAGGCTCCGGTTCGCCGGCTGGGTGGTTTTCCTTGCAGCATTCTCCATCCTGGTCTATCCGCAGGTGGCGCGCTGGCTCTGGCATCCAAAGGGTTGGCTGTTCCAGCTCGGTGCCCAGGACTGGGCCGGCGGCATGGTGGTGCACGCCTCCGCGGGTGCCGCCGCCGTGGCGGTGCTGCTGGTGGTGGGCCGGCGGCGCGGGTGGCCCAACCTTCGGAACTCGCCCAACAACCTTCCGCTGATGCTGGTGGGCGGTGGCATTCTCTGGTTCGGGTGGTTCGGATTCAATGCGGGTGACGGGCTGCAGGCCAACGACATTGCCGCGCAGGCGCTGATCAATACCCACGTGGCAGGATCGGCCGCGATGCTCACCTGGTTGCTTGTGGAGCGGATCACCAGAGGACACTGCACGCTGGTAGGAGCCATTTCCGGTGCAGTTGCGGGCCTGGCCACCATCACGCCCTGCGCAGGCTATGTCGGCACCGGGGCGGCCCTGCTGATCGGACTGATCGCGGGATGCGTGTGCGTGGTGGCGGTGCGGCTCAAGAGCGTCCTGCATTACGACGACGCCCTGGACGTCATTGCCGTCCATTTCGTGGGCGGTGTGCTGGGGTCCTTCCTGCTGGGTTTCTTCGGGGACAGTTCAGTGAACCCGGCCGGAGATGACGGCATCTTCTCCGGCGGCGGGGGAATGCTGCTGTGGCACCAGATCGTGGCCCTCGTTTCCGTGGTGCTCTTCTCCTTCGTGCTCAGCTGGATTGTTGCCGCCGTCATTTCCCGGACCATAGGGCTGAAGGAGCCGGGTCCGGAGCAGGAGGACCTTGACCGCGTCCAGCAGGACTCGTCCGCATATTCACTCAGCGGCATCAGCGCCCGGCCCACGGCAGCAGGCCGGGCGGCGGTGGACGGAAGCCCCGGCGGTGACGTCCGGCACTCCGCACCCAGCCATGTCGTCAGCGCGGTGGTCAACACCGAGCGCATTGACGGGCTGCGGGACGCGCTGCTGATGGCCGGCGCCCGCTCCCTGGAGCTCTCCGACACCGCTGTCTACTCCGGGAAGATCCGGACCGATTCTTTCCGCAGCGAAAAGCGCCTCATCGATTTCGATGAGCGGTTCCGGGTGCAGGCAGCGGTGGACTCAGATCATGAGGAAGCGGTGGTCGCGGTGCTGAAACGGTTCGGGGCGGAACCCGAATCCATCTACCGGATGGCAATCGCCCCGAACTGA
- a CDS encoding DNA-3-methyladenine glycosylase — MSFTAAVPALQQAHSGLVRCWESPAPYCLQTSLRILVRGKQDPTIRLGPGVAWLAFLTPEGPATLNLREEPVPAPGARVRAQAWGPGARCALDSVPALLGEHDDWSGFDDEAFLATLPRMVTETRRRNLSLRLPSTGRIMDSLIPVVLEQKVTVLEAYYAWRYLVTRYGVDAPGPAPSGMKASPAPETWRKIPSWDWHRARVDLSRSTTILRACALASGLERLAGDPLGEELTAKLCSVPGIGVWSAAEITQRTHGAPDSVSVGDYHLAAYVGAALTGKRTDDAGMLELLAPWRGHRQRVVRMIMLSGYRKPTYGPKLAPMDHRRR; from the coding sequence ATGTCCTTCACTGCCGCTGTTCCAGCGCTGCAGCAGGCTCACTCCGGTCTGGTGCGCTGCTGGGAGTCCCCCGCCCCGTACTGCCTGCAGACTTCGCTGCGCATCCTGGTCCGCGGTAAGCAGGATCCGACCATCCGCCTCGGCCCGGGTGTTGCGTGGCTGGCCTTCCTCACCCCGGAGGGTCCGGCCACCCTGAACCTTCGCGAGGAACCCGTCCCGGCCCCCGGCGCACGGGTCCGCGCCCAGGCCTGGGGACCGGGTGCCCGGTGCGCGCTGGACTCGGTACCCGCCCTGCTGGGCGAACACGACGACTGGTCCGGCTTCGACGACGAGGCGTTCCTCGCCACCCTGCCCCGAATGGTCACCGAGACCCGGCGCCGGAACCTCTCCCTGCGGCTGCCGAGCACGGGCCGGATCATGGACAGCCTGATCCCTGTGGTGCTGGAGCAGAAAGTCACCGTGCTGGAGGCCTACTACGCCTGGCGCTACCTGGTGACCCGCTACGGCGTTGATGCACCCGGCCCGGCGCCGTCGGGCATGAAAGCCTCCCCTGCCCCGGAGACCTGGCGGAAGATCCCCAGCTGGGACTGGCACCGGGCACGGGTGGACCTCTCCCGTTCCACCACCATCCTGCGGGCCTGTGCACTCGCCTCGGGGCTGGAGCGGCTGGCCGGGGATCCGCTCGGCGAGGAGCTGACCGCCAAGCTCTGCTCGGTGCCGGGAATCGGCGTGTGGAGCGCTGCGGAAATCACCCAGCGGACACACGGCGCTCCGGATTCCGTCTCCGTTGGCGACTACCATCTGGCCGCCTACGTGGGCGCGGCCCTCACCGGGAAGCGGACCGACGACGCCGGCATGCTGGAGCTGCTCGCACCCTGGCGGGGCCACCGCCAGCGGGTGGTGCGGATGATCATGCTCAGCGGTTACCGCAAACCCACCTACGGGCCGAAGCTCGCCCCGATGGATCACCGCCGACGCTGA
- a CDS encoding putative quinol monooxygenase, with product METNTPINLRATLVPNAGEHMRVKLALDIAIEQVRTEPGCLRYEIIEDSEAAIVLAEQWASREDLERHARGAALQDLQESLSALLAEPLKVERV from the coding sequence ATGGAAACCAATACCCCCATCAATCTCCGCGCCACCCTGGTCCCGAACGCCGGCGAGCACATGCGCGTGAAGCTGGCCCTGGACATCGCCATTGAGCAGGTACGGACGGAACCGGGCTGCCTGCGCTACGAAATCATTGAGGACTCGGAGGCGGCAATTGTGCTGGCGGAACAGTGGGCCTCCCGCGAGGATCTGGAGCGCCATGCCCGTGGTGCAGCCCTCCAGGACCTGCAGGAATCCCTCAGCGCCCTGCTGGCCGAACCGCTCAAGGTGGAACGGGTCTAA
- a CDS encoding glycosyltransferase family 87 protein, whose amino-acid sequence MGQIHRSAFVRTVATLGALALAGLLVWTAFDLSPRHGLDFSVYLSGGQSVIDAAGELYTKSVQYDADSSLLFTYPPFAALVFAVLAPFGQSVGLNIFTGISIAIAAATAVWAVRYVFRRRGAMDVLRHPWLRPLAIAGTGLIVLLGPWRETQAFGQINILLFGLIMADFVIKKEGWPTGLLTGVAAGLKLTPLVFGLYFLARGDWRGLRNMTYGFLSTFALGFLILPRESRTYWLDLLPDTSRIGGAGYVDNLSIKGAILHFGGPDFPVDLPWLLLSLMAVAAAAVVIRIAGNREETFTALAATALLMLLISPVSWSHHWVWVALFIPVLARNMMDLEPERRRLKITGFLLLASSLVIFIYSPKTIGELFNAPNLDSQLPEPWLMASSAGVFWGIGLLAWWTVNYWGSRPRHWWRNNPPGLQRATEPQP is encoded by the coding sequence ATGGGCCAGATCCACCGATCCGCTTTTGTGCGGACCGTTGCGACCCTGGGGGCGCTGGCATTAGCCGGACTGCTCGTATGGACAGCTTTCGACTTGTCGCCGCGCCACGGCCTCGACTTCAGCGTCTACCTTTCCGGCGGGCAAAGCGTCATCGACGCCGCCGGTGAACTGTATACGAAGTCGGTCCAGTACGACGCCGACAGCAGCCTGCTCTTCACCTACCCGCCTTTTGCCGCGCTGGTCTTTGCCGTGCTGGCTCCGTTCGGCCAGAGTGTGGGGCTGAATATCTTCACCGGCATTTCCATCGCCATTGCCGCAGCCACTGCCGTCTGGGCAGTCCGCTATGTCTTCCGCCGCCGGGGCGCAATGGATGTACTCCGCCACCCCTGGCTCCGGCCGCTGGCGATCGCGGGTACCGGGTTGATCGTGCTGCTCGGACCGTGGCGCGAAACGCAGGCCTTCGGGCAGATCAACATCCTGCTCTTTGGGCTGATCATGGCCGACTTCGTGATCAAGAAGGAGGGCTGGCCCACCGGGCTGCTGACCGGGGTGGCGGCCGGGCTGAAACTCACCCCGTTGGTTTTCGGCCTGTACTTCCTGGCACGGGGCGACTGGCGCGGACTGCGCAACATGACCTACGGCTTCCTCTCAACCTTCGCCCTGGGCTTCCTGATCCTCCCGCGGGAATCCCGCACGTACTGGCTGGACCTGCTGCCGGACACCTCGAGGATCGGCGGTGCCGGCTACGTGGACAACCTCTCGATCAAGGGTGCGATCCTGCACTTCGGCGGCCCGGATTTCCCCGTCGACCTTCCGTGGCTCCTCCTGTCGCTGATGGCTGTCGCCGCTGCCGCCGTCGTCATCCGCATCGCCGGCAACCGCGAGGAGACTTTCACCGCTTTGGCGGCCACCGCGCTGCTGATGCTCCTGATTTCCCCCGTCTCCTGGTCGCACCACTGGGTCTGGGTGGCCCTCTTCATCCCTGTCCTGGCCCGGAACATGATGGATTTGGAGCCGGAGCGCCGGAGACTGAAGATCACCGGGTTCCTCCTGCTGGCCTCCTCGCTGGTGATCTTCATTTACTCGCCCAAGACCATCGGCGAACTGTTCAATGCGCCCAACCTGGACTCCCAGCTGCCCGAGCCGTGGCTGATGGCCTCCAGCGCCGGTGTCTTCTGGGGTATCGGGCTGCTGGCCTGGTGGACCGTCAACTATTGGGGCAGCCGCCCGCGCCACTGGTGGCGCAACAATCCGCCCGGGTTGCAGCGGGCCACGGAGCCGCAGCCCTAA
- a CDS encoding cystathionine beta-synthase, whose product MKYANTVLDLIGNTPLVKLHHVTEGISATVLVKLEYLNPGGSVKDRIAVKMIDTAEREGKLLPGGTVVEPTSGNTGVGLALVAQQKGYKCIFVTPDKVGVEKRDVLRAYGAEVVVTPTAVAPDSPDSYYGVSDRLVREIDGAYKPDQFSNPSAPASHYESTGPEIWADTDGRVTHFVAGAGTGGTITGTGRYLKEVSAERASGPVRVIAADPDGSVYSGGTGRPYFVEGVGEDMWPDNYDPSVPDEVIAVKDAESFTMTRRLAREEGLLVGGSSGMAVTAALEVARSLGPDDVVVVLLPDSGRGYMGKIFNDEWMRSYGFLQDSGEQATVRDVLATKDGSLPELVHTHPNETVRDVIAILNEYGVSYLPVLSQEPPVVLGEVLGSVDERSLTEKLFRGEAKPTDRISEHMGPRPELVGAGDNVAAARSKLQEDDAVMVTSDGAAVGMLTRHDLLSYLSL is encoded by the coding sequence ATGAAGTATGCCAATACCGTCCTGGACCTGATCGGCAACACTCCCTTGGTGAAGCTCCACCACGTGACCGAAGGCATCAGTGCCACCGTCCTGGTGAAGCTGGAGTACCTGAACCCGGGCGGATCCGTGAAGGACCGCATTGCCGTGAAGATGATCGACACGGCCGAGCGTGAGGGGAAGCTGCTGCCCGGCGGCACGGTGGTTGAGCCCACCAGCGGCAACACCGGCGTCGGGCTGGCGTTGGTGGCCCAGCAGAAGGGCTATAAATGCATCTTCGTTACCCCGGACAAGGTGGGGGTGGAGAAGCGGGACGTACTGCGTGCCTACGGTGCCGAAGTGGTGGTCACCCCGACGGCGGTCGCTCCGGACAGCCCCGACTCCTATTACGGAGTCTCCGACCGGCTGGTGCGCGAGATCGACGGCGCCTACAAGCCGGACCAGTTCTCCAACCCGTCGGCCCCGGCCAGCCACTACGAATCCACGGGACCGGAAATCTGGGCGGATACGGACGGCCGGGTGACGCACTTCGTGGCAGGCGCCGGAACGGGCGGCACCATTACCGGCACTGGACGCTATCTGAAGGAAGTCTCCGCGGAACGTGCCTCCGGGCCGGTACGCGTGATTGCCGCTGACCCGGACGGGTCAGTGTATTCCGGCGGCACGGGCCGCCCCTACTTCGTGGAAGGCGTGGGGGAGGACATGTGGCCGGACAACTACGATCCGTCCGTGCCGGACGAGGTGATTGCCGTGAAGGACGCGGAGTCCTTCACCATGACCCGCCGCCTCGCCCGGGAGGAAGGCCTGCTGGTAGGCGGTTCCTCGGGCATGGCCGTCACGGCGGCCCTTGAAGTTGCCCGCTCGCTGGGGCCCGACGACGTCGTTGTGGTCCTGCTGCCGGACAGCGGCCGCGGATACATGGGCAAGATTTTCAACGACGAGTGGATGCGCTCCTACGGTTTCCTGCAGGACAGCGGGGAGCAGGCCACCGTCCGCGACGTGCTGGCCACCAAGGACGGCTCGCTGCCGGAACTGGTCCATACCCATCCAAACGAAACCGTGCGGGACGTCATCGCCATCCTGAACGAGTACGGGGTCTCGTATCTGCCTGTCCTCTCGCAGGAACCGCCGGTGGTCCTGGGCGAAGTCCTCGGATCCGTGGATGAGCGCTCGCTGACGGAGAAGCTCTTCCGCGGCGAGGCCAAGCCGACGGATCGGATCAGCGAGCATATGGGGCCGCGTCCGGAGCTGGTGGGTGCGGGGGACAACGTGGCCGCCGCGCGCTCCAAGCTGCAGGAGGACGACGCCGTCATGGTTACGTCCGATGGCGCAGCCGTTGGCATGCTGACCCGGCACGACCTACTTTCGTACCTGAGCCTGTAA
- a CDS encoding amidohydrolase, with protein MSPALQAITNAHVVPVTGRPFDGTVIVEDGRIRELGPDVVVPAGARVLDAGGQWLLPGLVDAHTHLGVHEEGEGWAGNDSNEMTDPVMAGVRALDAVNPFDTGFDDALAGGVTTANINPGSGNPIGGQAVALHTHGRYLEEMVLRAPSGLKSALGENPKRIYSDKKQTPSTRLGTAMVIRQAFMDAQNYLGKADPNARDPHLEALAMVLKREIPWRQHAHRADDIGTALRLADEFGYDLVLDHGTEAHLLADVLAERGIPVLIGPLFTTRSKVELRGRSMANPGKLAAAGVEISIITDHPVVPINFLIYQAALAVKEGLDPDEALRAVTINPARVLGLADRLGSLEPGKDADLVLWSGDPLDVMQRALKVWIGGREVYRYDLEAREQIVAPR; from the coding sequence ATGTCCCCCGCGCTTCAAGCCATCACCAATGCCCATGTGGTTCCGGTCACCGGCAGGCCCTTCGACGGCACCGTCATCGTCGAGGACGGACGGATCCGGGAGCTTGGCCCCGACGTCGTTGTGCCCGCAGGCGCCCGGGTGCTCGACGCCGGAGGACAGTGGCTGCTGCCCGGGCTGGTGGATGCGCACACCCACCTCGGCGTGCATGAGGAGGGTGAAGGCTGGGCCGGCAACGATTCCAACGAGATGACGGACCCGGTGATGGCGGGCGTCCGCGCCCTGGACGCCGTCAACCCCTTTGATACAGGGTTCGACGACGCGCTGGCCGGCGGAGTGACCACGGCGAACATCAACCCCGGTTCCGGCAACCCGATCGGCGGGCAGGCAGTGGCGCTGCACACGCACGGGCGCTATCTGGAGGAAATGGTGCTGCGCGCACCCAGCGGCCTGAAGTCCGCGCTCGGAGAGAACCCGAAGCGGATCTACAGCGACAAGAAGCAGACCCCCTCCACGCGTTTGGGTACGGCGATGGTGATCCGGCAGGCCTTTATGGATGCGCAGAACTATCTGGGCAAGGCGGACCCGAACGCCCGCGACCCGCACCTCGAAGCCCTGGCCATGGTGCTGAAGCGGGAAATCCCCTGGCGGCAGCATGCCCACCGGGCGGACGATATCGGCACCGCCCTGCGGCTGGCGGACGAGTTCGGCTACGACCTGGTGCTGGACCACGGCACCGAGGCGCACCTGCTGGCCGACGTCCTGGCCGAACGCGGCATCCCGGTGCTCATCGGTCCGCTCTTCACCACCCGTTCGAAGGTGGAGCTGCGCGGCCGCAGTATGGCAAATCCCGGGAAACTGGCTGCTGCCGGGGTGGAGATCTCCATCATCACCGACCATCCGGTGGTCCCCATCAATTTCCTGATCTACCAAGCCGCGCTCGCGGTGAAGGAGGGGCTGGACCCCGACGAGGCACTGCGTGCCGTGACGATCAATCCCGCCCGGGTCCTGGGCCTCGCGGACCGGCTCGGTTCCCTGGAACCCGGCAAGGACGCGGATCTGGTCCTGTGGAGCGGCGATCCGCTGGACGTCATGCAGCGGGCGCTGAAGGTGTGGATCGGCGGCCGGGAGGTCTACCGCTATGACCTTGAGGCCCGCGAACAGATCGTGGCGCCCCGCTGA
- a CDS encoding cystathionine gamma-synthase — protein sequence MSSFSTRAIHAGQEPDPTTGAVIPPLYQSTTYAQDGIGGLRNGYEYGRGTNPTRDSLQQQLAALEGGRHAFSFSSGLAAEDALIRGLLAPGDHIVLGNDAYGGTYRLINKVLGKWGITNAAVDMSDAAAVAAAIAAGNTKIVWLETPSNPMMKISDIAATAQAAHDAGALLVVDNTFASPYLQQPLALGADIVVHSTTKYIGGHSDAVGGAVILNDDAMAEEIRFIQFAVGAVSAPMEAWLTTRGLKTLAVRMDRHSASAMAVAKWLKEQPAVEHVLYPGLEEHPGHDLAKAQMKDFGGMVSVSFKGGETAARKVAESTRLFLLAESLGGVESLMNYPSEMTHASVKGTELAVPENLLRLSVGLEDVEDLIADLDQALGQL from the coding sequence ATGAGCAGCTTCAGTACCCGCGCCATCCATGCGGGCCAGGAACCGGATCCCACCACGGGCGCAGTTATTCCGCCGCTGTACCAGAGCACCACCTACGCCCAGGACGGTATCGGCGGCCTGCGCAACGGCTATGAGTACGGCCGCGGAACCAACCCCACCCGGGATTCGCTGCAGCAGCAGCTTGCAGCACTGGAAGGCGGCAGGCATGCCTTCTCCTTCAGCTCCGGGCTGGCCGCGGAGGACGCCCTCATCCGGGGGCTGCTGGCTCCCGGGGACCACATCGTCCTGGGCAACGATGCCTACGGCGGAACCTACCGCCTGATCAACAAGGTGCTGGGCAAGTGGGGAATCACCAATGCTGCCGTGGACATGTCCGACGCCGCGGCGGTTGCGGCTGCCATCGCGGCCGGGAACACGAAGATCGTCTGGCTCGAAACACCGTCGAACCCGATGATGAAGATCAGCGACATCGCCGCAACGGCACAGGCAGCACACGACGCCGGTGCTCTCCTGGTGGTCGACAACACCTTTGCGTCCCCGTACCTGCAGCAGCCGCTGGCCCTGGGGGCCGACATCGTCGTGCACTCGACCACCAAGTACATCGGCGGGCACTCCGACGCCGTAGGCGGTGCCGTAATCCTGAACGACGACGCCATGGCGGAGGAGATCAGATTCATCCAGTTCGCTGTCGGTGCGGTCTCCGCGCCGATGGAAGCCTGGCTGACCACCCGCGGCCTGAAGACCCTGGCGGTGCGGATGGACCGGCATTCCGCCAGCGCAATGGCCGTGGCGAAGTGGCTGAAGGAGCAGCCAGCAGTGGAGCACGTGCTGTATCCGGGACTGGAAGAGCATCCGGGGCATGACCTGGCCAAGGCCCAGATGAAGGACTTCGGCGGAATGGTTTCGGTGTCCTTCAAGGGCGGCGAGACAGCGGCCCGGAAAGTGGCCGAATCCACCCGGCTGTTCCTGCTCGCCGAATCCCTGGGCGGGGTGGAGTCCCTGATGAACTACCCCTCGGAAATGACCCACGCTTCGGTCAAGGGCACCGAACTGGCCGTGCCGGAGAACCTGCTGCGGCTTTCGGTGGGCCTGGAGGATGTCGAGGACCTCATTGCGGACCTCGACCAGGCGCTGGGGCAGCTCTAG
- the fdhA gene encoding formaldehyde dehydrogenase, glutathione-independent, protein MSSNRGIAYLEPGVVEVQDIDYPTFELKDGPGVNPANIGRKLPHAAILKVVTTNICGSDQHMVRGRTTAPPNLILGHEITGEVVETGSDVEFIKVGDLVSVPFNISCGRCRNCKERKTGICLNVNPDRPGSAYGYVDMGGWVGGQAEYALVPYADWNLLRFPDKDQAMEKILDLTMLSDIFPTGYHGAVTAGVGVGSTVYIAGAGPVGLAAAVSAQLLGAAVVIVGDLNEERLAQARSFGCETVDVSLGAPQDQIEMILGVPEVDCAVDAVGFEARGHGAGSSSEAPATVLNSLMDVTAAGGALGIPGLYVTGDPGGVDEAAQKGSLSINLGTGWAKSLSFTTGQCPVMKYNRELMTAILHDKVQIAKAVSATPISLDQAPEAYREFDSGVAKKYVIDPNGMVGSH, encoded by the coding sequence ATGAGTTCCAACCGAGGGATTGCCTATCTGGAACCGGGCGTGGTGGAAGTCCAGGACATCGACTACCCCACCTTCGAACTGAAAGACGGGCCGGGTGTTAACCCGGCTAACATCGGGCGCAAACTTCCACACGCCGCCATCCTGAAGGTGGTCACCACCAACATCTGCGGATCCGACCAGCACATGGTCCGCGGGAGGACGACGGCGCCACCCAACCTGATTCTGGGCCATGAGATCACCGGGGAAGTGGTGGAAACCGGATCGGACGTGGAGTTCATCAAGGTGGGCGACCTGGTCTCGGTGCCGTTCAACATTTCCTGCGGCCGCTGCCGCAACTGCAAGGAACGCAAGACCGGCATCTGCCTGAACGTGAACCCCGACCGCCCCGGCAGCGCCTACGGATACGTGGATATGGGCGGCTGGGTGGGCGGCCAGGCCGAGTATGCCCTGGTACCGTACGCGGACTGGAACCTGCTGCGGTTCCCGGACAAGGACCAGGCCATGGAGAAGATCCTTGACCTCACCATGCTTTCGGATATCTTCCCCACCGGCTATCACGGCGCAGTCACCGCCGGGGTGGGGGTTGGCTCCACCGTCTACATCGCCGGGGCGGGACCAGTCGGTCTGGCGGCAGCAGTCTCGGCACAGTTGCTGGGCGCCGCCGTGGTGATTGTCGGTGACCTGAATGAGGAGCGGCTGGCCCAGGCGCGCAGCTTCGGCTGCGAAACCGTGGATGTATCGCTGGGTGCTCCTCAGGACCAGATCGAAATGATCCTCGGGGTGCCGGAAGTGGACTGCGCCGTCGACGCCGTCGGGTTCGAGGCCCGCGGCCACGGTGCCGGGTCAAGCAGCGAGGCACCGGCCACTGTGCTGAACTCGCTGATGGACGTCACGGCTGCCGGCGGGGCACTGGGCATCCCGGGACTGTACGTGACCGGCGATCCGGGCGGCGTGGACGAGGCGGCGCAGAAGGGTTCGCTCAGCATCAACCTGGGTACCGGCTGGGCCAAGTCGCTGTCCTTCACCACCGGGCAGTGTCCGGTGATGAAGTACAACCGTGAACTGATGACGGCGATCCTGCATGACAAGGTGCAGATCGCCAAGGCCGTCAGCGCCACGCCGATCAGCCTGGACCAAGCACCCGAAGCCTATCGTGAGTTCGATTCGGGCGTGGCGAAGAAATACGTCATCGACCCGAACGGGATGGTGGGTTCGCACTAG
- the trxA gene encoding thioredoxin: MATIDITEATFPETIEENDIVFVDFWADWCGPCKQFAPVYESVSQQHDDITFAKVDTEAEQGLAAAAGITSIPTLMAFREKVLVFSQPGALNASQFSELVEAVKGLDMAAVHEQIAAQEREAAAGSNGQAKQA; the protein is encoded by the coding sequence ATGGCTACTATCGACATCACCGAAGCAACATTCCCCGAGACCATCGAGGAAAATGACATAGTCTTCGTGGACTTCTGGGCGGACTGGTGCGGTCCCTGCAAGCAGTTTGCACCCGTATATGAATCCGTTTCGCAGCAGCACGACGACATCACCTTTGCCAAGGTGGACACAGAGGCTGAGCAGGGCCTGGCAGCTGCCGCCGGCATCACCTCCATTCCCACCCTCATGGCGTTCCGTGAGAAGGTGCTGGTGTTCTCCCAGCCCGGAGCCCTGAATGCCAGCCAGTTCAGCGAACTGGTGGAAGCAGTCAAGGGCCTGGATATGGCGGCCGTGCACGAGCAGATTGCAGCGCAGGAGCGCGAGGCAGCAGCAGGCTCAAACGGCCAGGCCAAGCAGGCCTAG